TGACGCCGCAGGGCAAGTACCGGGCGGACTTCTTCCTCGTGCCGCGCCCCGACGGGGCGATCCTCATCGACGTGGCCGAGCCGCTCGCCGCCGACCTGACCCGCGCGCTCACGCTGTACAAGCTGCGCGCCAAGGTCGAGCTCGAACAGACTGACATCACCGTGAGCCGCGGCATCGGACCGGCGCCCGAGGGCGCCTATGCGGACCCCCGCGATCCTTCGATGGGCTGGCGCGGCTACGACGGCCAACCCGGCCAGGACGCCGACTGGAGCGCGCTGCGCGTCGCCGCCTGCGTGCCAGAGAGCGGCGTCGAACTGACCCCCGACAGCTTTATCCTCGAGACCGGATTCGAGCGCCTGAACGGTGTCGACTTCAAAAAGGGCTGTTACGTCGGCCAGGAGGTCACCGCGCGGATGAAGCACAAGACCGAGCTTCGCAAGGGACTGGTGCCCGTCGAGGTGACCGGCGCAGCGCCGGTGGGCACGGCGATTGAGAGCGGTGGCAAGCCCGCGGGCACGCTTTACACCCAATCGGGCGGGCGCGGCCTTGCCTACCTGCGCTTTGACCGGGCCGAGGGTGAGATGCGCGCCGGAGAGGCGACGCTGCGCCGCATCTCTTGAGCCGGTCCGCAGAGGCGCGGGCCGACAGGCAGGCATGATGCGCAGACGGATCACTCCGCGACCAAGCTAGATCGCGGCCTGAAAGCGCTTTTCGAGCACCTCCACCGCCCCCGTGGCGCCCGCCCCGAGCATCAGCGCGCGCGAGGGGGCGTTGAAGGCGTGCACCGTGGTGGTCCAGCCCTCTGCCCCCTGCCCGGCGATCTCGGCCTCGAAGCCTGCGATGAGCCGCCGCGCCACGCCGCGCCGACGCCAGGAGGGCTCGACCCAGATGTGTTCGAGTTCGGCCCGGCGCTGCGCATGACCGAGCGAGGTGGCCCCGGACAGCCGCCAGCGCCACATCAGGTAGCCGCGCGGCACGTGACCCACGCGGTAGGCGCGCAGCTGGGCGCCCTGCGCCATGGCCTCGGCCAAGAAGCTCTGCAGCTCGGCCTCGCTGGCGCGGTCGTGGAACCGGTGCGGCACATGGGCGACGTGCAGCCCGTGCAAGCCGCGCAGCATGACGGCCAGCGCGGGAATGTCTTTTGAATCGCAAGACGTGAACATGAAAAAGGGCCTCCTGGGCTATGCGCCGGAGGCCCTTTGGTCATGCTATGTCGCCCCCGGATCGCACGGGGACAAACTGGTCGGCGCGCGGGTTATGCGCGTTCCGAATACTCCATGGTCTCGGTGTTCACGATGATGTCCTCGTCCTGCCCGACGAAGGGCGGAACCAGGACACGCACACCATTGTCGAGCACGGCGGGCTTGAAGCTGTTTGCCGCGGTCTGACCTTTGACCACCGGCTCGGTCTCGACGATCTTGCAGGTCACCTTCTGCGGCAGGGTCGCGTTCAGCGCCTCTTCCTCGTGAAATTCGACGACGATGGTCATGCCATCCTGCAGGAAGGGGCGACGCTCGCCGAGGATGTCGGCGTCGAGCTGCACCTGCTCATAGGTCTCTGTGTCCATGAAGATCAGCTGACCGGCGTCCTCGTAGAGGAACTGCATGTCCTTCTGTTCGAGGCGCACGCGCTCGACCTTGTCCGCCGAGCGGAAACGCTCGTTCAGCTTGGAGCCGTTGCGCAGGTTCTTCATCTCGACCTGGGCAAAGGCACCGCCCTTGCCGGGCTTCACATGGTCGACCTTCACCGCGGCCCACAGGCCACCTTCATGCTCGAGCACGTTCCCGGGGCGGATCTCGTTACCGTTGATCTTGGGCATGGTCAGAAAACTTTACAGTAAGGTTGAAGGGGTTTTCCGGCCTCCTATATATGGCCGGTTCGCCCCGTGCAAGACAACGATATCTCGCGTTCCGTACAAGCCGAGATATGCACCAGATGCAACGACGCTATGCGTTTGTGCTGTATCCGAATCGAACGGAATGGTCCATAACGCCGCGTACGCCAGAAAAGACAAGAGCAATAATCAAAAAGGTCGAAAGATGAAGGATTTCGTGGACAGCACAGCCTACCATGCCGAACAAGGCAACCGCGCGCGGAAACTTTTCGCCGCTGTGGTTCTGGCTGCGCTCGACGATGCAATCGCCGATGACAAGAAATACGGCAATGGTCCCGAGCAGATCGCCCGCTGGGCACGCTCGCGCGACGGCCGTGAAGTTCTGAGCTGCGCCGGTATCGACCCGAACGAGCGGGTTGTCTCCGGTCTGATGGAATTCGTGTCGAAAGGTGTCCGCACCTCGGTCGCGCTGTCGCGCGAGGAGAGCGAGCGTCGTCACGCAGCCGCAGCCGCGGAACAAGCCGAAGCCGCTTGATCCCGGTATAGGGGGCCCGGCCCCCAGCCAGTCGAAGG
The sequence above is a segment of the Alloyangia pacifica genome. Coding sequences within it:
- the efp gene encoding elongation factor P produces the protein MPKINGNEIRPGNVLEHEGGLWAAVKVDHVKPGKGGAFAQVEMKNLRNGSKLNERFRSADKVERVRLEQKDMQFLYEDAGQLIFMDTETYEQVQLDADILGERRPFLQDGMTIVVEFHEEEALNATLPQKVTCKIVETEPVVKGQTAANSFKPAVLDNGVRVLVPPFVGQDEDIIVNTETMEYSERA
- the ygfZ gene encoding CAF17-like 4Fe-4S cluster assembly/insertion protein YgfZ, with product MTATTGIPTDAPRSVLRVSGPEANDFLQNLVTNDLGKLKDGLVYAALLTPQGKYRADFFLVPRPDGAILIDVAEPLAADLTRALTLYKLRAKVELEQTDITVSRGIGPAPEGAYADPRDPSMGWRGYDGQPGQDADWSALRVAACVPESGVELTPDSFILETGFERLNGVDFKKGCYVGQEVTARMKHKTELRKGLVPVEVTGAAPVGTAIESGGKPAGTLYTQSGGRGLAYLRFDRAEGEMRAGEATLRRIS
- a CDS encoding DUF6280 family protein, whose product is MKDFVDSTAYHAEQGNRARKLFAAVVLAALDDAIADDKKYGNGPEQIARWARSRDGREVLSCAGIDPNERVVSGLMEFVSKGVRTSVALSREESERRHAAAAAEQAEAA
- a CDS encoding GNAT family N-acetyltransferase; protein product: MFTSCDSKDIPALAVMLRGLHGLHVAHVPHRFHDRASEAELQSFLAEAMAQGAQLRAYRVGHVPRGYLMWRWRLSGATSLGHAQRRAELEHIWVEPSWRRRGVARRLIAGFEAEIAGQGAEGWTTTVHAFNAPSRALMLGAGATGAVEVLEKRFQAAI